One segment of Argiope bruennichi chromosome 11, qqArgBrue1.1, whole genome shotgun sequence DNA contains the following:
- the LOC129956872 gene encoding speckle-type POZ protein B-like: MFDSEGSYDVDETPHFTFIWTIENIRLPIYTKCPIFTAKNLEMTQWSLFLSCASYGDVFLSIYRERDDDGPDSIEIKCELSLLRTDGLPLIKKVEINKFEICSRIVFDFPDELEVFLGRRNEFLPNDELTIRCRMWRTGTEILKPDLCFARTRFRPNRLSFVWAVREFSSLRTGQVRKLFLDTTSTEEITLEFFIKETEGKEYINVVFGDSLDAVENIKMCLLDFEGKVVHFANDLEFTDFFEKDRLTEDKDTLLPNDVLTLRCEIELAAETEWNRIENYRYLNSINSNVIATDVGEILLYEQDEAFDTSSSYTKDMERLLEEGDLSDVILRTRSKSFPAHKCVLSARSPVFKAMFKDVEEKASKYVEIPDMDGDTLRDLLSYIYTNEVGELKWQSALKFYRAADEYELLDLKKKCSIFFRSHLSASNACAVLILADTHHDQRLRGTAKDFIINQRKEFFTSDAWRSFKEENFKLYVEILEQMAFRH, encoded by the coding sequence ATGTTTGATTCGGAAGGTTCTTACGATGTTGACGAAACGCCCCATTTCACGTTTATCTGGACAATCGAAAATATTCGTTTGCCTATTTATACAAAGTGTCCAATATTCACTGCGAAAAATTTGGAGATGACTCAATGGAGTTTATTCTTAAGTTGTGCATCTTATGGAGATGTTTTTCTTAGCATTTATAGAGAGCGGGATGACGATGGTCCAGAcagtattgaaattaaatgtgaGCTTTCATTACTCCGAACTGATGGATtacctttaattaaaaaagtagagATAAATAAGTTCGAGATTTGCAGTCGAATCGTTTTTGATTTTCCGGACGAGCTCGAAGTTTTTTTGGGGAGACGAAACGAATTCTTGCCGAACGACGAGCTCACAATTCGCTGTCGAATGTGGAGAACAGGAACTGAAATCTTGAAACCCGATCTGTGCTTCGCTCGTACCCGGTTCAGACCGAATCGATTGTCCTTCGTTTGGGCAGTCAGAGAATTCAGCTCTCTTCGGACAGGTCAGGTGAGGAAACTTTTTCTAGACACAACCTCAACCGAAGAAATAACgcttgaattttttataaaagaaaccgAAGGGAAAGAATACATAAATGTTGTGTTTGGCGATTCTCTCGATGCagttgaaaacattaaaatgtgtttattagaTTTTGAAGGAAAAGTTGTTCATTTCGCAAATGATCTcgaatttacagatttttttgaaaaagacagACTGACAGAGGATAAAGACACTTTGCTACCTAACGACGTGCTGACCTTGCGATGTGAGATCGAATTGGCGGCCGAAACTGAGTGGAATCGAATCGAAAACTATAGGTACCTAAATTCGATAAATTCGAACGTCATTGCAACAGATGTCGGCGAGATTCTTCTCTACGAGCAGGATGAGGCTTTCGATACATCTTCCTCCTATACAAAAGACATGGAAAGATTGCTCGAAGAAGGTGATCTGAGCGATGTCATTCTCCGAACACGTTCCAAATCGTTTCCCGCCCACAAGTGTGTCCTGAGTGCCCGTTCCCCAGTCTTCAAAGCCATGTTTAAAGACGTGGAAGAGAAAGCAAGCAAATACGTCGAAATTCCTGATATGGATGGAGACACGCTTCGAGATTTGTTGTCTTACATCTACACGAATGAGGTTGGAGAACTAAAGTGGCAAAGTGCTCTGAAATTCTACAGAGCAGCGGATGAGTACGAGCTGCTCGATCTGAAGAAAAAGTGCTCGATTTTCTTTAGGTCACACTTGTCCGCAAGCAACGCTTGTGCCGTATTGATTTTAGCCGATACTCACCACGATCAAAGGCTGCGTGGAACAGCGAAGGATTTCATAATAAATCAGCGGAAGGAATTTTTTACGTCCGATGCATGGCGaagttttaaagaagaaaattttaaattatatgtagaaATACTGGAACAAATGGCTTTTCGTCACTAG